The Bdellovibrio sp. ZAP7 DNA segment GTAAAGTCTTGGTATTCGATGATATGACTCCAATCGTGAACGCTCAACGTTCTGCCGCTTGGACAGAAGTGGCCCGTCGTATCGCCCATGAGATTAAAAATCCCCTGACACCAATCAAACTTTCCGCAGAACGCCTGCAAAGAAAGTTCGGTGCTTCGATCACGGATCCGGCATTCAGTGAATGTACGACAATGATCGTAAAACAAGTGGATGGTCTAAAAAATCTGGTGAACGAGTTCAGTAACTTTGCTCGTCTTCCGCAGGCTCGTCCCGTGGTTGCGAATTTCAACAGCGTGGTTGAGGAATCCCTCGGCCTTTATCGTCAGGCTCATCCAAATATAAGTTTTGATTTCAAACCTGATAGGGAATTGCCAGAATTCAAATTCGACCCCGATCAATTCCGCCGTGTTCTGGTGAACCTTGTGGATAACGCTGTGGCTGCTGTGGCTAAAGAACCACAACCAACTGTCCAAATAGCCACACTTTATTCAAAAGATATTAAAACCATGCGAATGACAGTGGCTGACAATGGAGACGGAGTGTCAGCAGAGCAAAGAAACCGCATTTTTGAACCGTACTACTCTACAAAAGAGGGCGGAACTGGTTTAGGCTTACCTATCGTAAAAAGAATCATCGAAGACCATAATGGATTCATTCGTGCGACAGCCAATGAACCTAAAGGTCTGAAACTGGTGATCGAGATCCCTGTAAACGAAGTGGGCGCTTGGAAGCCCTCTGAAGAATAGAAAGAAGGTCCGTGATGACGGCTCTATCGACTAAAATTCTGATTATTGACGACGAAGCACCGATTCGTGATGTGCTTTCAGCCTCTTTGAAGGATGAAGGCTATCAAGTATTTCTTGCCCACGACGGTGAGTCGGGTCTGCAAGCGATCAAAGACGTTCAGCCAGACGTAGTCTTCCAAGACATCTGGATGCCGGGTAAATTCGATGGTATCGAAGTTTTAACTCGTGCTCGCAAAGAATTCCCGAATGTTGAGTTCGTGATGATCTCTGGCCATGGAACTATCGAAACAGCGGTTAAAGCAACTAAGCTGGGCGCATGGGATTTCATCGAAAAGCCGCTTTCAATGGATAAAATCCTGATCGTGATTTCAAACATCCTGAGCTTCCAGCAAGCTAAAGAAGAGAAATCGCTTTTGTTGAACAAGCTTCGTAAATCCATCGCTCTTGTGGGCGAGGCGCCTTCGATCGTAGCAACCAAACAAGTGATTGCCCGCGTGGCACCGACAAACTCTTGGGTTTTGATCCAAGGTGAAGCGGGAACTGGCAAAGAACTTGTCGCACAAAACATCCACTACCTAAGCGCTCGTGCCAGCCGTCCATTTGTTGAAATCAACTGCGGTGGCATTCCTGAAGATCTTTTGGAATCAGAAATCTTCGGTATTGAAAAAGGCGCAATGCCAGGTGTGGACCGTGCAAAAAAAGGTAAATTGGACCTCGCTCAAGGTGGAACTTTGTACATCGCGGAAATCAGCGAAATGAACAAAGATGCTCAAGCGAAACTTTTGACTTATCTTGATGACAAAAAATACCGCCGTGTCGGTGGGTCTGAAACGATTGAAAATGACGTGCGCGTGATCGCAGCGTCTTCAAAAGACCTGGATAAAGAAGTTAAAGAAGGCCGCTTCCGCGAAGATCTTTACTATCGCTTGAACGTAATTCCATTCCGCGTACCAGCTCTTCGCGAGCATCCGGAAGATATCCCGGTTCTGGTTTCTTTCTTCTCCGATAACGTCGCTCGCGAAAGCGGTTTCCCTAAAAAAGCCATCAGTGAACAAGCTATGAACAAAATGCTTTCTCACCAATGGACGGGGAACGTACGCGAACTTAAAAACTTTATCGAACGCGTATACATCCTGACCCCAGGCGAATTCGTTGACGTTCATGACTTGCGTTTTGCAGGTTTGATCGACAAAGACGACGAAAAAGGTTTTGAGATGCAAGACCTCTCCACGTTCCGCGATGCTCGTGCGCAGTTCGAAAAAGAATACCTTCTTCGCAAGATCAACGAAAACGGCGGTAATATTTCAAAAACCGCCGAAGTGATCGGCCTGGAAAGAAGTTACCTTCACAGAAAAATTAAAGCTTACGGTATAGACACTAAAGACATCTAGTGTCCCACTGACCAGTTACTAAAGATATTTAAGGAATAGCGAAATGTCAGATACAGCAATTAAACCAACACGTTCTGAAAACTACCCAGAGTGGTACCAACAAGTCATCACGGCAGCTGATATGGCTGAAAATTCTCCGGTTCGTGGTTGCATGGTTATCAAGCCTTGGGGCTACGCTGTCTGGGAAAACATGCAAGCCGTTCTGGATCGCATGTTTAAAGATACGGGCCACGTGAACGCATACTTCCCATTGCTAATTCCACTAAGCTTCCTGGAAAAAGAAGCAGAACACGTTGAAGGCTTCGCAAAAGAATGCGCCGTCGTGACTCATCACCGTTTGAAAGGTGATGGCAATGGCAAGCTCGTTCCAGACGGCGAACTTGAAGAGCCACTTATTATCCGTCCAACTTCAGAAACAATCATCGGCCATCAATTCGCAAAATGGGTTAAGTCTTACCGTGACCTTCCTGTTTTGATTAACCAATGGTGTAACGTGATGAGATGGGAAATGCGCACGCGTATGTTCCTAAGGACGGCAGAGTTTTTGTGGCAAGAAGGTCATACGGTTCACGCGACTGCAAAGGAAGCTCAAGAAGAGACTTTGCAGATGTTGGACTGTTATGCAGACTTCGCTGAAAACTACATGGCAATGCCTGTGATCAAAGGAATGAAAACTTCTGACGAGCGTTTCCCAGGTGCGGTTGATACTTACACTATCGAAGCTCTTATGCAGGATAAAAAAGCACTTCAGGCAGGAACGTCTCATTTCTTGGGTCAAAACTTCGCTAAAGCTTCCGGCATCAAATACCTAAGCGCTGAAGGTAAAGAAGAGACAGCATGGACAACATCATGGGGTGTTTCAACTCGCCTTATCGGTGGTTTGATCATGACTCATTCAGACGATAATGGTTTCGTAGTGCCGCCACGAATCGCTCCCTTGCACGTTGTGATCGTACCTATCTATCGTAACGACGCTGAAAAAGCGCAAGTTCTGGAATACGTGAACAGCCTGGCGAAAGAAGTTAAATCTCAAACTTTCAACGGTGGCTCAGTACGCGTGAAAGTCGACGACCGCGATATCCGTGGTGGCGATAAAGCATGGCAATACATCAAACAGGGTGTTCCAGTGCGTGTTGAAGTAGGTCCTCGTGACATGGCTAAAGGCGAAGTTTTCGTCGGCCGTCGTGACAAAGGCCCCAAAGAAAAATCCGGCCAAGCCCGTGATGCTTTCGTTCAAGGTATCAGTGCTTTGTTGCAAGAAATCCAAGACGGTTTGTTCGAAAGAGCGAAAGCTTTCCGTGACAGCAACATCAAAAAAATCACTGATCTTAAAGAATTCGAAGCGTACTTTAAAGGCGAAGAAAACTCTGCCCCAGGTTTCGCATTGGTTCCATGGTGTGAAGAAGGCATCGGTCACGATTTGTTAGCCCAATTAAAAGTAACTCCTCGTTGCGCTCCATTGAAACAAGAGCCCATCAGCGGAAACTGTATCTTCTCCGGTAAACCCGCAACCAAGTGGGTATTGTTCGCGAAATCTTACTAGTCCCAGAGGACGCCGGTATATTGGATTTCTCTGCGTTGCTTCGTTGTCGCTGTACTGTTAGTACAGCTTCCGCCTCGCGCCTTGATAAATCCAATCTTCCAGCGTCCTAGCTAGAAATTTTCGATTTGCGACGTTGGGAGGGCTCGGGGATGGGCTCGGGGAGGGGCTCGGGGAGGGGATTTGAGGTGGGTTGAGCGGGATGTTGAATTCCCTCGGAAATGTAAAGCCCTTGGTCTGACAGAGTTGATTTCAAATTGCTTATGAATTTGTCGAACGGAGGGAATTTCTCTCCGTTTTTTTATTGTCTTTGACCGACGGGAAAACGGCGCAGATTCTTAAAACTAGGGATCTATAAGTGTCAATAACAGGAGGGTTTATATGAAAGCCTTAATCTTTACCTTGTTGTTGCTCGTTTCGGTATTTTCCTTAACTTCCTTCGCTGATAAAGAATTCTCTCTGACGACGTCGCCGGCAACCGATACGCCGAATACTCCACCTGATAATGAAACCCTGCCCAACAATGAATCTTTAGATGATCTGATGACAACGGACGAGCTCGCCAATGAAATCGGCGCTCCTCGCACTGAAATGCGTGCTGCTGTGATCAATCCGGAAATCATCGCCGCTCAGGATGGCATAGATGTCTATCGCGAATACGCGATCGTTTTAAGAATCAACAAAGCTCCGATCGGTCCATCTGCGCAGCAAATGCAAGTGATGGAAAACGGAATGCCAACGGCAACATATCTGGTGTCTACCGGCCGAGAACAATACGAAAAAGCGAAAAGCGGTCGCTGGTATTGGACGACTACTCCGGTTGGAACTTTTTCGCCCTATAAATTAGTGCGCGATCATTACTCCTACACCTGGAAAGCCCACATGGAGTATGCAATGTTCTTTAATGGGGGAGTCGCCGTTCATGCCACGACTCCAGATCACTACAAAGAACTCGGCAGACGCGCTTCTGGAGGATGCGTTCGTGTCCACAAAGACAACGCCATCATTCTTTGGAATAAAGTTTCATCTCAGCCCCAAAAGTTAGTGCCTTTATTCAACGAGAATGGCCGGGTTGCTCGTGACGTGAATGGAAATCCCATCCGTGTCATGGGTTGGAACACGCTCATTATCGTCGAAAATAAATGACCTGATTGCCAGTTTATGAGAGTGTGGAGCGCAGGAGTTATTCCATGAATAAAAACCTGCGCGCCCATCCCATGAGAAATCCCTTAATCCTCGCTCTTGATGTCGACACCAGAGATCAAGCTTTGAAAATCGCCGATCAAATCGGGGATATCGTCGGGGGAATCAAACTCGGTCCACGTCTTTGCCTTCGGTACGGCATGGAGTTCGTGCAGGAGATGTCGCAAAGAGCTCCCATCTTTTTGGATAATAAACACTTCGATATTCCCTCAACGATGGAAGCCGCTGTTCGCGCCAGCTTCGACGCGGGTGCCTCGTTAGTCACTGTTCACGCTCTGAGTGGTGCAGAGGCTTTGCAAAGAATGGCCAAGGCAGAGGCTGAACTTAGTAAAATTCGCCCGTTCCGCATTCTCGCTGTGACCATATTAACTTCCTGGGATCAGAGCTCATTGCCTCCGGTGATGAATCCTCAGCCGATTGCTCAGCACGTGACTGAATTGGCGAGTTTAGTTCAAAAATCAGGTCTGTCAGGGGTCGTTTGCTCGCCCCACGAGCTGGACCTTTTACAAAATCAGGGTCTCTATCTTGTCACGCCGGGAATTCGCTTTAGTATAAACGACTCTGGCGACCAAAAGCGAATCATGGGCCCCCAAGAAGCACTCGAAAAAGGCGCTTCCGCATTGGTGGTAGGTCGCCCCATTTTAGAAGCAAAAGATATTAAAGAAGCTGCGAATCAGTTTGTGATGGCGATGTAGTATGAAGAAAAATAATTTCCGTTCCGGTGCAAAAAACAACTCTCAAAGATCTTCTCAGGGCTCATCTCGCCCGCAGGGATCTCGTCCCCCGCAAAGTCGCTCTCCAGGCGGTCGTCCTCAGCAAGGATCTCGCTCTGAAAATGCCATTCCCAGAGAGTGGAGAATCGTGGTGGGTAATCACGCAATCAAAGAAGCTCTCTATATGCGCCCTAAAAAAGTTAAAGGCATGTGGTTGAAAAATGGCTGGGAGTCTTCTGTGGATTTGCGTGATCTAGAGGAGATGGCTCGCAAGCACCACATCACTCCAGAAATTCGCCAAGAAGCTGTTATCGATAAATTTGGCTCGTCTCATCAGGGTGCAGCACTTTTTGTTGAAGGTGCGCCAGGGATGGACCTAGACCATTTGGGAAATCTGGAGACATCTATTGTTTTGATGTTGGACGGTATCGAAGATCCCCATAATTTGGGCGCGATTCTAAGAACTTCCTGGTTAACCAATGTTAAAGGTGTATTAATTCCAGAGGATCGCGCGGTGGGTCTAACCCCTACGGTTCATAAAGTCGCCTGCGGCGGCGTCGAGCATGTTGCCGTTGAATCCACGACGAACTTTAGTAAGTACGCGGAAACACTAAAAGAAAAAGGCTATTGGATTTATGGCCTAAGTCCTCGCGGAAAAAAATCTATATTTGAGCTCGATTTGCCAGAAAAAGTAATTTGGGCAATTGGGGCAGAAGATAAAGGTTTGAGAGTGACAACAGAGCGTCTGTGTGATGAATTAGTTTTCATTCCGCAAACGAGTGCATCAGCCTCTTATAATGCGTCTGTCGCGACAGCAATGGCTCTGACAGAAACACTAAGGCAGCACGCGCAGCGCGGAAAGTCTAAAAAATCGCAGTCTGACAGATAATTATCTTTGACGAATGTAGATTTTTTCCACTATAACTCTTTCGGTTATCTCAGTGATGCTGGTTTAGCTCAATTGGTAGAGCAGCTGATTTGTAATCAGCAGGTTGCGGGTTCGAGTCCCATAACCAGCTCCAAATTTCTCTGAGTAAGTATTTAAAAAAAATGGGTAGGTGCCCGAGTGGCTAAAGGGGACGGACTGTAAATCCGTTAGCTTGCGCTTACGAAGGTTCGAATCCTTCCCTGCCCACCATTTTTTTAAATATTTTCTCGGTGAAATTAGGGTTTCTGTTAATGGGCGGGAATAGCTCAATTGGCTAGAGTATCTGCCTTCCAAGCAGAGGGTTGCGGGTTCGAGACCCGTTTCCCGCTCCAAATTTCAGACGCCCATGTAGCTCAGTGGTAGAGCACACCCTTGGTAAGGGTGAGGTCGTCGGTTCGGCTCCGATCATGGGCTCCACTTAGTTTTACACTTGAATTTAAAAAATTTGGCTTTAAGTTAGATAAAAATAAAAAATCTCTGCAGGAGGACTAATGTCTAAAGAGAAATTCACCCGTACGAAACCGCATGTTAACATCGGTACAATCGGTCACGTCGACCATGGTAAAACAACTTTGACTGCTGCTATCACTACTACTCTTGCAGCGGCTGGTAAAGCTCAAGCGATGTCTTACGACCAAATCGATAAGTCTCCAGAAGAGCGCGAGCGTGGTATCACTATCTCCACTACTCACGTTGAGTACGAAACTGAAAACCGCCACTACGCACACGTTGACTGCCCAGGACATGCTGACTACGTAAAAAACATGATCACTGGTGCTGCTCAAATGGACGGCGCGATCCTAGTAGTTTCTTCTGCTGACGGTCCTATGCCACAAACTCGTGAACACATCCTTTTGGGTCGCCAAGTTGGTATCCCAGCAATGGTTGTTTTCATGAACAAAGTTGACATGGTTGACGATAAAGAACTTCTTGAGCTTGTTGAGCTTGAAATCCGCGAACTTCTTTCTAAGTACGAATACCCAGGCGATGATATCCCTGTAGTAAAAGGTTCTGCTTTGAAAGCTTTGGAAGGTGACCAATCTGAAATCGGTCGTCCATCTATCATGAAATTGATGGAAGCTTGCGACGCTTACATTCCACAACCAGCTCGTGCTACTGACAAAACTTTCTTGATGCCAGTAGAGGACGTGTTCTCTATCTCTGGTCGTGGTACAGTTGTTACTGGCCGTGTTGAGCGTGGTATCGTTAAAGTTGGTGACGAGATCGAAATCATCGGTATCCGTCCAACTCAAAAAACTACAGTTACTGGTATCGAAATGTTCCGTAAACTTCTTGATGAAGGTCAAGCAGGGGACAACTGTGGTGTTCTTCTTCGTGGTACTAAAAAAGAAGACGTTGAACGTGGTCAAGTTTTGGCTAAACCAGGTTCAGTTAAACCTCACAAAAAATTCAAAGCAGAAGCGTACATCCTTACTAAAGAAGAAGGCGGACGTCATACTCCATTCTTCAACGGTTACCGTCCACAGTTCTACTTCCGTACAACTGACGTAACTGGTGTTTGTACTTTGAAAGCTGGCACTGAAATGGTTATGCCAGGTGACCGCGTTGAATTGTCTGTTGAATTGATCGCTCCGATCGCAATGGAAAAAGAATTGCGTTTCGCGATCCGCGAAGGTGGCCGTACAGTTGGCGCCGGCGTTGTTATCGACATCCTTGAGTAGGATTAACGCAGCATAGGCTGAAATAAAAATCACCCGGGGGACTCCTTGACAAAAGGGTCCCCCTCGGTGTTTCTTGGCAATGCTAAAAATGTTTCTGTAATCTCCCTTTTTGGGAGATTTTTAATGAGAATTTATCGATCACAAGACGCAAGGAGAAGGCCCTACACACAGGTAGGCCGACGACGAAGCAACGCAGGGAGCGGTAAATTATCATTAAAAAGATCGTGCAGGGGTGTAGCTCCAGCGGTAGAGCGAACGACTCCAAATCGTTAGGTCGTGGGTTCGAATCCCTCCGCCCCTGCCAATTTCTACACAAATATTTCAACAGGAATGAGGTATCGTGGAAAAAACTAACTCTAAGATTATGACTCTTAGTTTTGCAATTGCGGGTGCTTTGGTTGGATTGACCGTGCACTTCCTTATCAAAGCATTTTCGGGTGCTTTTGGTGTTGTTGCAAAATTGGCTGACAACGACTTGTTCAAACACGGTCTTCCGGTTGCAACAGGTATCGTTTTGTTTGCAGCACTTCAGTTCAACCCACGCGTACTAGCTTGGGGGGAAGAAGTAGTTTCTGAAATCCGTAAGGTTGTATGGCCTTCCCGCAAAGATACGACAGCAATGACTATCGTTTGCGTAGTAATGGTTCTTATCTCAAGCGTGATCATCAGCTCATTCGATTTGATTTCAGGCTTCTTTATCAACTTCCTAATGAAGTAAGGATCGGACCATGGACAAAAAGTGGTACATCGTAAACGTTCAGACAAGTTGTGAAAATACGGCTAAAAAAGCCATCGAGGAAAAGATCAAAACTTCCAAGATGGAAGAAATGTTTGGCGAAATTCTGATCCCAGCTGAAAACGTTGTGGAGCTTGTAAAAGGCCAAAAACAAACTAAATCGCGTAAATTTTTCCCGGGTTATATCTTCGTTCAAATGTTTTTGAATGATGAGACTTGGCATTTGGTGAGAAATGCGTCAAAAGTAACAGGCTTTGTGGGTGGCACTAAAACTCGTCCCCCAGAAGTACCTGAAGCAGAGGTTTTCCGCGTAACTCAGCAAATGGCTGGCGTTGCAGAAAAACCTAAAATGAAGGTTAAGTTCTCTGTAGGTGAAAATGTGACTGTTGTTGACGGTCCATTTGCTAACTTCCAAGGAACTGTAGAAGAAATTAACGAGGACAAAGCTAAGCTTAAGGTTCTTGTGAGCATCTTCGGTAGACCAACTCCAGTTGAGTTGGACTACATTCAAGTAGATAAAGCTTAAATCTGAAGCCCGCATGGGGCGGACTTCGGACTTTTAAATACACCTCTTGCAGGAGTGGGTCATGGCAAAAAAAGTTACAGGAATGATCAAGCTGCAAATACCGGCAGGGAAAGCTAATCCAGCTCCTCCCGTTGGACCGGCACTTGGACAGCACGGGGTAAACATCATGGAATTCTGTAAGCAGTTCAACGCTCGTACACAAGCGTTGGGTGATAGCATCATCCCTATCATCATCACTGTTTATCAGGACAGATCGTTTACTTTCATCACAAAAACACCACCGGTGTCTTCTTTGATTAAAAAGGCGTTGAAATTGGAATCTGGTTCCAAAATGCCTCAAAAAGACAAAGTTGGTAAAATCAATAACGATCAAATCAAGCAAATCGCTACAACGAAATTGCCTGACTTGAACTGCTTGAAAGTTGAATCAGCAATGGCACAAGTCGCTGGTACAGCTAAGAGCATGGGCATCGACATCGCGTAGGAGTGAACAATGGCAGGTAAAAAGTTCGCAGCAGCCTCTAAGAAGGTTGATTCTGCAAAAAAATACACTGTTGATGAAGCATTCAAACTAGTTGTTGAGTCCGCTCCAGCTAAATTTGATGAATCAATCGACGTAGCATTGCGTTTGGGTATCGACCCTAAGCAATCTGATCAACAAGTTCGTGGCGCAATCGCATTGCCTCACGGTTTGGGTAAAGAAGTAAAAGTAGTTGTTTTCGCAAAAGGTCCTAAAGAGACTGAAGCGAAAAACGCTGGCGCAGACTTTGTTGGCGCTGACGACCTTGTGGCTAAAATCCAAGGTGGCTGGTTGGATTTCGATAAATGTATCGCGACTCCAGACATGATGGCGACTGTTTCTAAAGTTGCTAAAATTCTAGGGCCTCGTGGTTTGATGCCGAATCCAAAAATCGGTACTGTAACTATGAACGTTGGCGAAGCCGTAACTGCCGAGAAAAAAGGTAAGTTGGATTTCCGCGTTGATAAAGCAGGTATCGTACATGCTGGTATCGGTAAGAAATCTATGGGCGATGCTAAACTTCGTGATAACTTCATGGTCCTTTTGGCCGCTCTAGTTAAAGCGAAACCAGCATCTTCTAAAGGTATCTATCTTCGCTCTATCTCCGTAGCATCTACTATGGGTCCTGGCGTGAAGATCGAGCCAAATGCAGCAGCAGCTGCAACTGGCGCTCTAGCTTAGTTTAATTGCACTCCGGCTCGCGCCGGAGTGGTTATTTGGGCTTCTAGATAAATTTGTTTCTAATATTTTAAGCGATCAGAGACAGTAGGTTTCTTTTTTCAGATGTAATCCCACGACTGTGTGGGGCCTACCGAGATAAGACCCTGATTCGCACTCACCCCTTCGCAAGAAGGGAGTCTAATGAAAGGAGGCTCACTTATGATCACTCGCGCAGATAAAGAGCAAGAGATTAAGGTTATTACTGATAAATTCGGTAAAGCTAAAGGAGCTTTCATCGTTGACTTCAAAGGCATCAAGGTTGAGCAAGTAACTAACTTGCGTAAAAAATTGAATGCTGCTGATTCAGAGATGAAAGTTGTCCGTAATACTCTAGCAAAAAGAGCGTTCAAAGATCACCCAGCTATTGAAAAAGCATTTACTAATTCAATGAAGGGTACTAACGCCATCGTATTCTCATACGGTGAAGTGAACGCGACTGCTAAAACATTGGCTGATTTCGCTAAGGACGTAGAAGTTCTTCAAATCAAGTCTGGTGTAATGGATGGCGAAGCTTTGGACGACGCAAAGATTAAATTCTTGGCGACTCTTCCAGGTAAAGACCAACTCCGTGCTATGTTCTTGGCTACACTTCTTGCTCCAGCAACTACACTTGCTAGATGCTTGAACGTATACGCTGAAAAACTTGGTGGCGGCGCTGAAGCTGGTACTGAAGCTGCTCCACAAGCATAATGCTTGAGCTCCGGCTATTCGGAGTTAATGGTGCTGTATTTTTGAATTTTTAAATAATTTTTTTAAATCCCTGGAGGATTAAATGTCTCTAACTAACGATCAACTTGTTGACGCATTGTCTGCGAAAACAGTTCTTGAAATCGCTGAACTTGTAAAAATGCTTGAAGAAAAATGGGGCGTTTCTGCTGCTGCTCCTGTAGCTGCTGCAGCTGGTCCTGCTGCTGCTGTTGAAGAAAAAACTGCATTCGACGTAATCTTGGTTGATGCTGGCGCGAACAAAATCAACGTAATCAAAGAAGTACGTGGTTTGACTGGTTTGGGTCTTGCTGAAGCTAAAGCACTAGTTGAAGCTGGTGGCAAAGCAGTTAAAGAAGGCGCGACTAAAGAAGACGCTGAAAAAATCAAAAAAGCTCTTGAAGCTGCAGGCGCGAAAGTTACTGTTAAGTAGTCTTTCTGACCTTATTGGTTTTGAAAATTGCCGAAAGCCTCGTGGAAACACGGGGCTTTTTGCTTTTTTCGCCCTCGTAATAAAGTCGACCGCCATGCCTTTCGGAAATCTGTGGACTACCTCCGGTATTTTCCGACACGCGCATCCAGCGCTCACCCGGCTTGGGTACCGCATCCTGCGGGCCGGGAGGTCGGAAAACACCAGAGGCAGCCCCCAGCTTTCCGAAAATCATGACTGACGCATCAAATCATGCGACTTAAAAACAACAGGCCCCGCGTTTCTTAGATCTCCAAATCGGGGAATCACGTTCAAAAAATAAAAATTTCCGCAGAAAAACTACTTCGCGTAACCAAGAAATCAGGTTTTTCTCCAA contains these protein-coding regions:
- a CDS encoding sigma-54 dependent transcriptional regulator, with translation MTALSTKILIIDDEAPIRDVLSASLKDEGYQVFLAHDGESGLQAIKDVQPDVVFQDIWMPGKFDGIEVLTRARKEFPNVEFVMISGHGTIETAVKATKLGAWDFIEKPLSMDKILIVISNILSFQQAKEEKSLLLNKLRKSIALVGEAPSIVATKQVIARVAPTNSWVLIQGEAGTGKELVAQNIHYLSARASRPFVEINCGGIPEDLLESEIFGIEKGAMPGVDRAKKGKLDLAQGGTLYIAEISEMNKDAQAKLLTYLDDKKYRRVGGSETIENDVRVIAASSKDLDKEVKEGRFREDLYYRLNVIPFRVPALREHPEDIPVLVSFFSDNVARESGFPKKAISEQAMNKMLSHQWTGNVRELKNFIERVYILTPGEFVDVHDLRFAGLIDKDDEKGFEMQDLSTFRDARAQFEKEYLLRKINENGGNISKTAEVIGLERSYLHRKIKAYGIDTKDI
- the proS gene encoding proline--tRNA ligase, with amino-acid sequence MSDTAIKPTRSENYPEWYQQVITAADMAENSPVRGCMVIKPWGYAVWENMQAVLDRMFKDTGHVNAYFPLLIPLSFLEKEAEHVEGFAKECAVVTHHRLKGDGNGKLVPDGELEEPLIIRPTSETIIGHQFAKWVKSYRDLPVLINQWCNVMRWEMRTRMFLRTAEFLWQEGHTVHATAKEAQEETLQMLDCYADFAENYMAMPVIKGMKTSDERFPGAVDTYTIEALMQDKKALQAGTSHFLGQNFAKASGIKYLSAEGKEETAWTTSWGVSTRLIGGLIMTHSDDNGFVVPPRIAPLHVVIVPIYRNDAEKAQVLEYVNSLAKEVKSQTFNGGSVRVKVDDRDIRGGDKAWQYIKQGVPVRVEVGPRDMAKGEVFVGRRDKGPKEKSGQARDAFVQGISALLQEIQDGLFERAKAFRDSNIKKITDLKEFEAYFKGEENSAPGFALVPWCEEGIGHDLLAQLKVTPRCAPLKQEPISGNCIFSGKPATKWVLFAKSY
- a CDS encoding L,D-transpeptidase, whose product is MKALIFTLLLLVSVFSLTSFADKEFSLTTSPATDTPNTPPDNETLPNNESLDDLMTTDELANEIGAPRTEMRAAVINPEIIAAQDGIDVYREYAIVLRINKAPIGPSAQQMQVMENGMPTATYLVSTGREQYEKAKSGRWYWTTTPVGTFSPYKLVRDHYSYTWKAHMEYAMFFNGGVAVHATTPDHYKELGRRASGGCVRVHKDNAIILWNKVSSQPQKLVPLFNENGRVARDVNGNPIRVMGWNTLIIVENK
- the pyrF gene encoding orotidine-5'-phosphate decarboxylase, with product MNKNLRAHPMRNPLILALDVDTRDQALKIADQIGDIVGGIKLGPRLCLRYGMEFVQEMSQRAPIFLDNKHFDIPSTMEAAVRASFDAGASLVTVHALSGAEALQRMAKAEAELSKIRPFRILAVTILTSWDQSSLPPVMNPQPIAQHVTELASLVQKSGLSGVVCSPHELDLLQNQGLYLVTPGIRFSINDSGDQKRIMGPQEALEKGASALVVGRPILEAKDIKEAANQFVMAM
- a CDS encoding RNA methyltransferase, with amino-acid sequence MKKNNFRSGAKNNSQRSSQGSSRPQGSRPPQSRSPGGRPQQGSRSENAIPREWRIVVGNHAIKEALYMRPKKVKGMWLKNGWESSVDLRDLEEMARKHHITPEIRQEAVIDKFGSSHQGAALFVEGAPGMDLDHLGNLETSIVLMLDGIEDPHNLGAILRTSWLTNVKGVLIPEDRAVGLTPTVHKVACGGVEHVAVESTTNFSKYAETLKEKGYWIYGLSPRGKKSIFELDLPEKVIWAIGAEDKGLRVTTERLCDELVFIPQTSASASYNASVATAMALTETLRQHAQRGKSKKSQSDR
- the tuf gene encoding elongation factor Tu, which translates into the protein MSKEKFTRTKPHVNIGTIGHVDHGKTTLTAAITTTLAAAGKAQAMSYDQIDKSPEERERGITISTTHVEYETENRHYAHVDCPGHADYVKNMITGAAQMDGAILVVSSADGPMPQTREHILLGRQVGIPAMVVFMNKVDMVDDKELLELVELEIRELLSKYEYPGDDIPVVKGSALKALEGDQSEIGRPSIMKLMEACDAYIPQPARATDKTFLMPVEDVFSISGRGTVVTGRVERGIVKVGDEIEIIGIRPTQKTTVTGIEMFRKLLDEGQAGDNCGVLLRGTKKEDVERGQVLAKPGSVKPHKKFKAEAYILTKEEGGRHTPFFNGYRPQFYFRTTDVTGVCTLKAGTEMVMPGDRVELSVELIAPIAMEKELRFAIREGGRTVGAGVVIDILE
- the secE gene encoding preprotein translocase subunit SecE, whose protein sequence is MEKTNSKIMTLSFAIAGALVGLTVHFLIKAFSGAFGVVAKLADNDLFKHGLPVATGIVLFAALQFNPRVLAWGEEVVSEIRKVVWPSRKDTTAMTIVCVVMVLISSVIISSFDLISGFFINFLMK
- the nusG gene encoding transcription termination/antitermination protein NusG, producing the protein MDKKWYIVNVQTSCENTAKKAIEEKIKTSKMEEMFGEILIPAENVVELVKGQKQTKSRKFFPGYIFVQMFLNDETWHLVRNASKVTGFVGGTKTRPPEVPEAEVFRVTQQMAGVAEKPKMKVKFSVGENVTVVDGPFANFQGTVEEINEDKAKLKVLVSIFGRPTPVELDYIQVDKA
- the rplK gene encoding 50S ribosomal protein L11; translation: MAKKVTGMIKLQIPAGKANPAPPVGPALGQHGVNIMEFCKQFNARTQALGDSIIPIIITVYQDRSFTFITKTPPVSSLIKKALKLESGSKMPQKDKVGKINNDQIKQIATTKLPDLNCLKVESAMAQVAGTAKSMGIDIA
- the rplA gene encoding 50S ribosomal protein L1, whose amino-acid sequence is MAGKKFAAASKKVDSAKKYTVDEAFKLVVESAPAKFDESIDVALRLGIDPKQSDQQVRGAIALPHGLGKEVKVVVFAKGPKETEAKNAGADFVGADDLVAKIQGGWLDFDKCIATPDMMATVSKVAKILGPRGLMPNPKIGTVTMNVGEAVTAEKKGKLDFRVDKAGIVHAGIGKKSMGDAKLRDNFMVLLAALVKAKPASSKGIYLRSISVASTMGPGVKIEPNAAAAATGALA
- the rplJ gene encoding 50S ribosomal protein L10, whose translation is MITRADKEQEIKVITDKFGKAKGAFIVDFKGIKVEQVTNLRKKLNAADSEMKVVRNTLAKRAFKDHPAIEKAFTNSMKGTNAIVFSYGEVNATAKTLADFAKDVEVLQIKSGVMDGEALDDAKIKFLATLPGKDQLRAMFLATLLAPATTLARCLNVYAEKLGGGAEAGTEAAPQA